The nucleotide sequence TTTACAACGACCATCTTCCGCAACGCGCACTCGGCCACAAGACACCGCTTCAAGCGATACGGACCTGGCAGACCGAGAAGCCGGAGCTATTCAACGGCAAATCAAAGAACCAGTCGGGACTGGACAGTTAGGTGACACGGTTAACTGGGTGGCGACACCAAAAACGCAACACTCTTGGAACTTCCGGCTTTTGACATAATATACATTGTCCCCGGATTATGCGCAGCGAAAGCCACACTTTGCGAGATGGACGTATAGACGTCTGGACGGCTAAACGTCAGTGCAATAATCGCAGCCGCTTGCGCCAGTCGAAGCCACACCTTGCGGTCAGCAGGTGTTCTTGCCCTTTCCGCTTCGATCAGTGGTAGCCACTTGCGCAGCGGTTCACCGATGGCGGTGCACATTTTTTCTACAGCTTCGGCGCTCGGCTTGGCGCGTCCTTGCCTCCAGTTGTTGACGGCAGACGGTTGGACTTTTAGTGCCCGGGCCGCTGCGCTATCTGATGGGTGCTTGCATGTTTCACAGTATTTGTCAAGCAATTTAATCGAGTCGGTCATCTTACAAGCCTCTTGACAGGGGACTTACAAGGGTACTGTAATGCCGCCAACTTCCAAGGGTCTTGGAAGAAGGGGCCAGCCTATGTACATCCTGCTTATCGTCTACCTCGCCGCCATGATCTTGCTGGTGCGCCGTATCGACAACCGTCTCAAAGTCGCTCAGTCGTCGCGTGAACGTGCGTTCTGGATCGGGGTTCGCTCATGAACTGCGACCTGATCGTTGACTACGCCGAATCCTGCGAGGCCGCGTTGCGTAGTGAGGCCCGTTGTCTCAAACGTGCGGATTTTCTTGGCGCAGCGCTTCACCGTGAGGTTGCTGAATATTTCGCGTTGCAGCCCTTTGGTGAGGCATTGCATTCATGAGCGCCGTTCATCCTCGCCGTACTGCCGATGAAGTGCGTGCTTCCATCGTTGATGCTGCCGAGTCCTGTGAACTTGCTTTGACCCACGAAGCGCACTGTGTGGCGGTTGGCGATTTTCTCAACGCCGCTCTGATGGCTGATGTTGCGGAGTGGGATGCAATTCGCTCGTTTGCAATGTCGGAGCGCTTCGCATGAGCCGCTCGAACGCAACGCGAAACTTGTTCCCCGTGTTCCCTTCTATCCCCATGGCTGGCCCTGTGCTGGTGGTGGCGGACACGGGGGACACTTTTTTAAACGCATGCCGGGTCGGCCAGCATTATCTGGACCTTGCAGAACTGGC is from Elusimicrobiota bacterium and encodes:
- a CDS encoding helix-turn-helix transcriptional regulator, whose product is MTDSIKLLDKYCETCKHPSDSAAARALKVQPSAVNNWRQGRAKPSAEAVEKMCTAIGEPLRKWLPLIEAERARTPADRKVWLRLAQAAAIIALTFSRPDVYTSISQSVAFAAHNPGTMYIMSKAGSSKSVAFLVSPPS